A genomic window from Silene latifolia isolate original U9 population chromosome Y, ASM4854445v1, whole genome shotgun sequence includes:
- the LOC141631666 gene encoding uncharacterized protein LOC141631666, with protein sequence MSELQQQSPKAHLEMRSRDVIRFCRCFYKRWVCTGVTCNNMAETFNSWILEAREKPILTMLEEIRRKVMCRMVEKKKQAAKCKGIVTPRVLATINDHMQATWNWNAIEAGENVYEVAHVHNSMLPFAVKLHERVCTCRYWDINGIPCEHATATICSKNENPESYLSFWYSKVAYETSYALSLEPLNGQSMWQEIDGGEILPSDPRVKYGRPPNKRKRAYGERKSKTNTYRIPKGGKQLCSNCKEPGHKSRTCKYKWDRMMAGVWDLANKL encoded by the exons ATGAGCGAGTTACAACAACAAAGTCCAAAAGCTCATCTAGAAATGCGTTCAAGAGATGTTATAAGATTTTGTAGATGCTTCTATAAAAGATGGGTGTGTACAGGGGTTACTTGCAATAATATGGCCGAGACTTTCAACTCATGGATCCTTGAAGCTAGAGAAAAACCTATTTTAACCATGCTAGAAGAAATAAGGCGTAAGGTTATGTGTAGAATGGTGGAGAAGAAAAAACAAGCTGCTAAATGTAAGGGCATTGTTACACCTAGAGTTCTAGCAACAATAAATGATCACATGCAAGCTACATGGAACTGGAATGCTATAGAAGCGGGTGAAAATGTGTATGAAGTAGCACATGTTCACAATAGTATGCTCCCATTTGCAGTGAAGCTACATGAAAGAGTTTGTACTTGTAGATATTGGGATATAAATGGGATTCCTTGTGAACATGCAACCGCAACAATTTGCTCAAAGAATGAAAATCCAGAGAGCTATTTGTCATTTTGGTATAGTAAGGTAGCTTATGAGACATCATATGCATTATCTTTGGAGCCATTAAATGGCCAAAGCATGTGGCAGGAAATTGATGGAGGAGAAATTTTACCAAGTGATCCAAGAGTCAAGTACGGAAGGCCTCCGAACAAAAGGAAAAGAGCATACGGGGAACGCAAGAGCAAGACAAATACATATAGAATTCCAAAAGGCGGAAAACAACTATGCTCTAATTGTAAGGAACCAGGTCATAAGAGTCGCACATGCAAATATAAG TGGGATAGAATGATGGCAGGAGTTTGGGATTTAGCAAACAAACTCTAG